The following proteins come from a genomic window of Lolium rigidum isolate FL_2022 chromosome 5, APGP_CSIRO_Lrig_0.1, whole genome shotgun sequence:
- the LOC124654474 gene encoding beta-1,4-mannosyl-glycoprotein 4-beta-N-acetylglucosaminyltransferase-like, which yields MAGNSHNPPPVTRRKSILAFKFLIPFVLVLSVSVIAVTQYFQSISYLLRPLWDTPPKPFFRIPHYYAPNTSMQQLCQLHGWDILPSPRRVFDAVLFSNELDILEIRYRELFPYVDRFVILEANATFTGIPKSLSFFENINRFAFASSKIVYDMLPIGDLDPESRQTPFLVEAGHRRALNSLLTRSGIAVGDVLIMADADEIPSPETVQLLKWCDGIPPIMHLELKNYMYSFEFPVDHNSWRASAHVFTERTKYRHSRQTNLMLADAGWHCSFCFREIKEFAFKMKAYSHADRVKQESFLSPDRIQRVICNGENLFDMLPEEYTFGDLFKKMGPIPRSASAIHLPSYLIRNAYSYRFLLPGGCLRPG from the coding sequence ATGGCCGGAAACTCGCATAATCCGCCTCCTGTAACTAGACGAAAAAGTATTCTAGCTTTCAAGTTCCTGATACCCTTTGTTCTAGTTCTTTCAGTGTCTGTTATTGCTGTCACCCAGTACTTCCAAAGTATCTCCTACCTTCTGCGGCCGCTATGGGACACACCACCGAAGCCTTTCTTCCGTATCCCGCACTACTACGCCCCTAATACGTCCATGCAGCAGCTATGCCAGCTCCATGGCTGGGACATCCTTCCTTCCCCCCGCCGCGTCTTTGATGCCGTCCTCTTCAGCAATGAACTCGATATTCTGGAGATACGCTACCGTGAGCTCTTTCCGTATGTTGATAGGTTTGTCATCCTTGAGGCGAATGCTACCTTCACTGGCATCCCAAAGTCTCTCTCCTTCTTTGAAAACATCAACCGTTTCGCGTTTGCTAGCTCAAAGATCGTCTATGACATGCTTCCCATTGGAGATTTGGATCCGGAATCTCGCCAGACGCCCTTCCTTGTAGAGGCCGGTCACCGCCGCGCACTTAACTCCTTGCTAACAAGATCAGGCATTGCTGTGGGGGATGTCTTGATAATGGCTGATGCTGATGAGATCCCAAGTCCTGAAACCGTGCAGCTGCTGAAATGGTGTGATGGAATACCACCAATCATGCATCTTGAGCTAAAAAACTACATGTACTCCTTTGAGTTTCCTGTGGATCACAACAGCTGGAGAGCATCAGCGCATGTGTTCACCGAGCGCACAAAGTACCGCCACTCCCGTCAGACCAACCTGATGCTGGCCGATGCGGGCTGGCATTGCAGCTTCTGCTTCAGGGAGATCAAGGAGTTTGCTTTCAAGATGAAGGCATATAGCCACGCAGACCGGGTGAAACAGGAAAGCTTCCTGAGTCCAGACAGGATCCAGAGGGTCATATGCAATGGGGAGAACCTGTTTGACATGCTACCTGAAGAGTACACATTTggagatctcttcaagaagatgggGCCGATACCGAGGTCGGCATCTGCCATTCATCTGCCTTCCTATTTGATCAGGAACGCGTACAGCTACAGGTTCTTGCTTCCCGGTGGATGCTTGAGACCAGGCTAA
- the LOC124655873 gene encoding indole-2-monooxygenase-like: protein MAQALLMYLLLFILFFLLLRYLACTTRSRSHGRLPPSPPKLPFIGHLHLVGPHPHVSLAGLSEKHAADGLMLLHLGQVRNLVVSSTRAAEAVLRTHDHVFATRPHSLVVDVIFSGASDVAFAPYGEHWRQARKIITGHLLSAKKVASLCAAREEEARLVVAKLREARGPVDLSGMLFAFSNDIVCRAMAGKFFRAEGRNDVFRELINMNVAALGGFNLENYFPSLGNISMLRRPVLGKLERLKRRWHDLLDQIIDEHAASNSSSLDQDQERDFVHALLSLQHDYDLTRENIKTILMEMFGAATDTSYVVMEFALCELLRNPHLMTKLQAEVRGKTPSTQETVKEADLSSMTYLNAVIKETLRLHPPAPLLIPHMSIDKCDVNGYTIPAETRTLVNVWALCRDTRSWEYADEFMPERFMDAEAVDFKGRDFQFLPFGAGRRICPGINFGIATVEIMLANLLHCFDWELPDGMHKEDIDMTDVYGLTVRRKEKLFLTPKYVASCV, encoded by the exons ATGGCTCAAGCATTGCTCATGTATCTCTtgctcttcatcctcttcttcctgcTGCTACGCTACTTGGCTTGTACTACACGTAGCAGGTCCCATGGCCGCCTCCCACCTTCGCCTCCAAAGCTCCCCTTCATAGGCCACCTGCACCTCGTCGGTCCCCACCCCCACGTCTCCCTCGCCGGCCTCTCCGAGAAGCACGCCGCTGACGGCCTCATGCTCCTCCACCTGGGCCAGGTGCGCAACCTGGTCGTGTCCTCCACGCGCGCCGCCGAGGCCGTCCTGCGCACGCACGACCACGTCTTCGCCACCAGGCCGCACTCCCTGGTCGTCGACGTCATCTTCAGCGGCGCCTCCGATGTGGCCTTCGCCCCCTACGGCGAGCACTGGCGCCAGGCCAGGAAGATCATCACAGGGCACCTGCTCAGCGCCAAGAAGGTGGCCTCCCTCTGCGCAGCCCGCGAGGAGGAGGCGCGCCTCGTGGTCGCCAAGCTCCGGGAGGCGCGCGGCCCCGTCGACCTGTCGGGCATGCTCTTCGCCTTCTCCAACGACATCGTGTGCCGCGCCATGGCGGGAAAGTTCTTCCGCGCGGAGGGCCGGAACGACGTCTTCCGGGAGCTCATTAACATGAACGTGGCCGCGCTTGGAGGCTTCAACCTGGAAAACTATTTCCCCAGCTTGGGAAATATAAGCATGCTCAGACGACCCGTGCTTGGCAAGCTTGAAAGGTTGAAAAGGAGGTGGCACGACTTGCTCGACCAGATCATAGACGAACATGCTGCGAGTAATTCATCGTCGCTAGATCAAGATCAAGAAAGGGACTTTGTACACGCGCTACTTTCTCTTCAGCATGACTATGATCTCACTAGAGAGAATATCAAGACCATCTTGATG GAGATGTTTGGAGCAGCCACAGACACATCATACGTAGTCATGGAGTTCGCTTTGTGCGAGCTCTTACGAAATCCACACCTCATGACCAAGCTCCAAGCCGAGGTAAGGGGGAAGACACCCAGCACCCAAGAAACTGTGAAGGAGGCAGACTTGAGCAGCATGACCTATCTAAACGCTGTCATAAAAGAAACACTCCGATTGCACCCACCAGCGCCGCTCCTCATCCCACACATGTCAATAGACAAATGTGATGTCAATGGCTACACAATCCCAGCCGAAACACGCACCCTTGTCAATGTCTGGGCTCTTTGTAGAGACACGAGGTCATGGGAGTACGCTGATGAGTTCATGCCGGAGAGGTTCATGGACGCCGAGGCTGTCGATTTCAAGGGGAGGGATTTCCAGTTTCTGCCATTTGGGGCTGGGCGAAGGATATGTCCAGGGATAAATTTTGGGATAGCCACTGTGGAAATCATGCTCGCAAACCTTCTCCACTGCTTTGACTGGGAGCTCCCGGATGGGATGCACAAAGAGGACATTGATATGACAGATGTTTACGGACTAACAGTGCGTCGAAAGGAGAAGCTATTTCTTACCCCAAAATATGTTGCCAGTTGTGTCTAG
- the LOC124654473 gene encoding LOW QUALITY PROTEIN: cullin-associated NEDD8-dissociated protein 1-like (The sequence of the model RefSeq protein was modified relative to this genomic sequence to represent the inferred CDS: inserted 1 base in 1 codon) produces MANMNITGILEKMTGKDKDYRYMATSDLLSELNKESFKADQDLEPKLTNIIIQQLEDASGDVSGLAVKCLAPLVKKVSEDRVVEMTNKLCDKLLNGKEQHRDTASIGLKTIIVEVTTPSLAEKILVSLAPQLISGVTSGKSAEIKCECLDILSDVLNRFGNVIAKDHAYMLTALLSQLSSTQASVXKKSVSCIASLAPCLSDDLLAKATLEVVKLLKNRSAKSEITRTNIQMIGALSRSVGYRFGPHLAEAVPLLINYCTTASENDEELREYSLQALESFMLRCPRDISPYCEGILNLALEYVSYDPNFTDSMEEDTDDEVQDEEDDDESADEYTDDEDASWKVRRASAKCLSAIIVSRPQTLSKMYQEACPKLIDRFREREENVKMDIFNTFIELLRQTANVTKGQGDIDESSPRWLLKQEVPKIVKSINRQLREKSIKTKVGAFSVLKELVIVLPDCLADHFGSLVPGIEKALNDKSSTSNLKIEALAFTRIVMASHSPSVFHPYIQALSSPILSSIGDRYYKVTAEALRVCGELVRVLRPNFEAHSIDFRPYIGPIYKAILARLANQDQDQEVKECAISCMSLVISTFGDGLQRELPSCLPILVDRMGNEITRLTAVKAFAVIASSPLRIDLKCVLDHVVSELTAFLRKANRALRQATLGTLNSLVVTYGGQIGSSSYETIIAELSTLISDIDLHMAALALELCSTIMVDRRSIQNVGLAVRQKVLPQALILIRSALLQGQALQALQKFFASLVQSANTSFETLLDSLISTAKPSQSGGLSKQALSSIAQCVAVLCLAAGDQKCASTIEMLKGILKDDSSANSAKQHMALLCLGEIGRRKDLSKHVQIENIVIESFQSPFEEIKSAASYALGNIAVGNLSKYLPFILDQIDNQQKKQYLLLHSLKEVIARQSVDHTGQSELQDSNIVKILALLFNHCESEEEGVRNVVAECLGKIALIEPNRLIPALKERTSSPAANTRATVAIAIKYSIVERPGKIDPIMYSEISTFLMLIKDSDRHVRRAAVLALSTAAHNKPNLIKALLPELLPLLYDQTVVKPELIRTVDLGPFKHVVDDGLELRKAAFECVDTLLDNCLDQVNPSSFIVPFLLSGLGDHYDVKMPCHLILSKLADKCPSAVLAVLDSLVEPIEKTISHKPKGDAVKQEIDRNEDMIRSALRAIAALSRISGSDYSMKLKNLMNKITATPSLAEKYNSVRSE; encoded by the exons ATGGCGAATATGAACATAACTGGCATCTTGGAGAAG ATGACAGGGAAAGATAAAGACTACAGATATATGGCGACGTCAGATCTGCTTAGTGAATTAAACAAAGAAAGTTTCAAAGCAGATCAAGACCTTGAACCAAAGTTGACAAATATTATTATTCAACAACTGGAAGATGCTTCAGGAGATGTTTCTGGCTTAGCTGTGAAATG CTTGGCTCCGCTTGTCAAGAAGGTTAGCGAGGATAGAGTGGTGGAGATGACAAACAAGCTTTGTGATAAATTACTCAATGGAAAGGAGCAGCATCGTGATACTGCTAGTATAGGTCTGAAGACAATCATTGTGGAAGTTACTACGCCATCACTTGCTGAAAAGATTTTAGTTTCTCTTGCCCCACAGCTGATCAGTGGTGTCACCagt GGGAAGAGTGCTGAAATTAAATGTGAATGTCTCGACATATTAAGTGATGTACTTAATAGATTTGGGAATGTGATTGCAAAAGATCATGCATATATGCTCACTGCACTTTTATCCCAGCTGAGCTCCACTCAAGCAAGCG CAAAAAAGTCTGTTTCGTGCATTG CATCGCTTGCTCCATGTTTGTCGGATGATCTATTAGCCAAGGCAACTTTGGAGGTTGTCAAATTACTGAAAAATAGAAGTGCAAAGTCTGAAATAACTCGAACAAATATCCAGATGATAGGTGCTCTAAG TCGCTCAGTTGGATACCGGTTTGGACCACACCTTGCTGAAGCTGTTCCTTTACTCATTAACTACTGCACAACTGCGTCAGAAAATGATGAAGAGCTCCGCGAATACAGCTTGCAG GCCCTCGAGAGTTTTATGCTCAGgtgtccaagagatatatccccaTATTGTGAGGGTATTTTGAATCTTGCTTTGGAATATGTGAGCTACGATCCTAATTTCACTGATAGCATGGAGgaggacactgatgatgaagtgcAGGATGAGGAAGATGATGA TGAGAGTGCTGATGAATACACAGACGATGAGGATGCAAGCTGGAAGGTTCGTCGGGCATCAGCGAAGTGCCTTTCTGCAATTATAGTATCTCGTCCTCAAACATTGTCCAAGATGTATCAGGAG GCTTGTCCAAAGTTAATTGACCGCTTCCGGGAAAGAGAGGAGAATGTAAAG ATGGACATCTTCAACACGTTTATTGAGTTGTTGCGCCAAACTGCTAATGTGACGAAAGGTCAAGGAGACATTGATGAGTCTAG CCCTAGATGGCTGCTGAAGCAAGAAGTACCCAAAATTGTCAAGTCTATCAATAGACAGTTGCGTGAAAAATCAATCAAGACAAAG GTTGGAGCATTCTCAGTATTGAAGGAGCTTGTTATTGTATTACCAGATTGTCTTGCTGATCATTTTGGGTCTCTTGTTCCTGGGATTGAGAAGGCTTTGAAT GATAAATCTTCTACCTCCAACCTGAAAATAGAAGCCCTTGCGTTTACAAGGATCGTTATGGCTTCACATTCACCCTCTGTATTTCATCCGTACATCCAG GCACTTTCCAGTCCAATATTATCTTCTATTGGAGATAGATATTACAAAGTCACTGCTGAGGCTTTACGGGTGTGCGGAGAGCTAGTCCGTGTCCTCCGTCCAAACTTTGAG GCACATTCTATAGATTTCAGACCATATATTGGTCCGATCTATAAAGCTATATTGGCCCGCTtggcaaatcaagatcaagatcag GAAGTTAAAGAGTGTGCCATATCTTGCATGAGCCTTGTGATCTCCACTTTTGGTGATGGTCTCCAAAGGGAATTACCATCATGCCTTCCCATACTCGTTGATAGGATGGGCAATGAAATAACACGACTTACTGCAGTCAAG GCATTTGCGGTGATTGCGAGTTCACCTCTTCGGATCGATCTTAAATGTGTTCTGGACCATGTTGTTTCTGAGCTCACAGCTTTCCTTCGGAAG GCTAACAGAGCTCTCAGGCAGGCAACATTGGGAACCCTGAATTCTCTGGTTGTAACTTATGGAGGCCAAATTGGCTCGTCGTCTTATGAAACGATAATCGCTGAACTTTCTACTCTCATAAG TGACATCGATTTGCACATGGCTGCTCTTGCATTGGAACTGTGTAGCACAATTATGGTTGACAGACGATCCATTCAAAATGTCGGTTTAGCTGTGAGACAGAAGGTTTTGCCTCAGGCCCTAATTTTGATCAGGAGTGCTCTTTTGCAAGGTCAAGCACTGCAG GCACTACAAAAGTTTTTTGCTTCACTGGTCCAATCTGCAAACACAAGCTTTGAAACTTTGTTGGACTCCCTTATTTCCACCGCCAAGCCATCACAGTCAGGCGGTCTTTCCAAGCAGGCCCTATCCTCTATTGCACAGTGTGTTGCTGTGCTATGCTTAGCAGCTGGTGATCAGAAGTGTGCATCAACTATTGAAATGCTTAAAGGCATTCTAAAGGATGACAGCTCTGCTAATTCT GCTAAACAACACATGGCTTTGTTATGTttgggagaaattggaagaaggaAGGATCTCAGCAAACATGTTCAAATTGAGAATATTGTCATTGAATCATTCCAGTCACCTTTTGAGGAGATAAAGTCTGCAGCATCTTATGCCCTTGGAAACATTGCTGTTGGCAATCTGTCAAAGTATTTGCCATTTATCTTGGATCAGATTGACAATCAACAGAAGAAGCAGTATCTCTTGCTTCATTCATTGAAAGAG GTAATTGCACGTCAGTCTGTTGATCATACTGGCCAGAGTGAGCTCCAGGACTCAAACATTGTGAAGATATTGGCATTGCTCTTTAATCACTGTGAAAGTGAGGAGGAAGGAGTCAGGAATGTGGTTGCTGAGTGTTTAGGCAAAATTGCACTTATTGAACCTAATAGATTGATCCCTGCTCTAAAG GAACGCACGTCTAGCCCAGCAGCAAACACAAGGGCTACAGTTGCAATTGCTATAAAATATTCAATTGTTGAACGGCCTGGGAAAATAGATCCAATCATGTACTCTGAGATTTCTACTTTCCTTATGTTGATTAAAGATAGTGACAGG CATGTGAGACGTGCAGCCGTCCTGGCATTGAGTACAGCCGCGCACAATAAGCCAAATTTGATCAAAGCTCTTCTTCCTGAATTATTACCTCTTTTGTATGACCAGACTGTAGTGAAG CCTGAATTGATCAGGACAGTTGATCTAGGGCCTTTCAAGCATGTCGTTGATGATGGGCTTGAACTTAGGAAAGCTGCCTTCGAATGTGTGGACACATTGCTGGACAATTGTCTGGATCAAGTGAATCCGTCATCCTTCATTGTTCCATTCCTCTTATCTGGCTTAGGCG ATCATTATGATGTAAAAATGCCTTGCCATCTGATTCTCTCAAAGCTAGCAGACAAGTGCCCATCTGCTGTTCTTGCAG TTCTGGACTCATTAGTTGAACCTATTGAGAAAACTATCAGTCACAAACCCAAGGGGGATGCAGTGAAGCAGGAGATTGATCGCAATGAGGACATGATTCGCAGTGCCCTTCGAGCAATTGCTGCTCTAAGCCGCATAAG TGGCAGCGATTACAGCATGAAGTTGAAGAATCTGATGAACAAGATAACGGCCACTCCTTCACTTGCCGAGAAGTACAACTCGGTGCGCAGCGAATGA